A region of Kribbella sp. NBC_01245 DNA encodes the following proteins:
- a CDS encoding ABC transporter substrate-binding protein: MSISRRSFLAGAAGLAAAAVAGCNNGVANRPPGEVSYWLWDSAQLPMYVECAKAFQRKHPQYSVKVEQFGWNDYWSNLVTGFISGTAPDVFTSHSARYPLFAAKDQLLSIDELVERDVLDLGIYQKGLAERWIGDDGKRYGLPKDWDTEAYFYNSAMTADAGISADQINSMTWNPADGGTFEQIVRRLTVDSKGRRGDQPGFDKNNIKVFGLGFSDGGDSDGQTSWSWYAATNGWTYSEGEPWGTKFFYGDPKFTETIGWYRGLITKGYMPTLAQAKSGVGITEAFGAGKYAITPNGSWMLGTYAGLGRVKTKLARLPQGPNGKRMSMMNGLADTIWAGTNRKDAAWAWVSFLGSKEAQDIVAKAAVVFPAVTACMPAAQQAFAADGWDITPFLEPVSAGATFAYPANPNAADVSSVMKPAMDSVMAFETDPKDLIEANNDVNQILSAASS; encoded by the coding sequence ATGTCCATCTCACGTCGTTCATTCCTTGCCGGGGCCGCCGGTCTGGCCGCCGCGGCCGTTGCCGGATGCAACAACGGGGTCGCGAACCGTCCACCGGGCGAGGTGTCGTACTGGCTCTGGGACTCGGCGCAACTGCCGATGTACGTCGAGTGCGCGAAGGCCTTCCAGCGTAAGCATCCGCAGTACTCGGTCAAGGTCGAGCAGTTCGGCTGGAACGACTACTGGTCGAACCTGGTCACCGGCTTCATCTCCGGCACCGCGCCGGACGTCTTCACCTCGCACTCCGCGCGGTATCCGCTGTTCGCCGCGAAGGACCAACTGCTGTCGATCGACGAGTTGGTCGAGCGCGACGTACTCGACCTCGGGATCTACCAGAAGGGTCTGGCCGAGCGCTGGATCGGCGACGATGGCAAGCGCTACGGCCTGCCGAAGGACTGGGACACCGAGGCGTACTTCTACAACAGCGCGATGACCGCCGACGCGGGCATCAGCGCCGACCAGATCAACTCGATGACGTGGAACCCGGCTGATGGCGGGACGTTCGAGCAGATCGTCCGGCGGCTCACCGTGGACAGCAAAGGCCGGCGCGGGGATCAACCGGGCTTCGACAAGAACAACATCAAGGTCTTCGGTCTCGGCTTCAGCGATGGCGGCGACTCGGACGGCCAGACCAGCTGGAGCTGGTACGCCGCAACGAACGGCTGGACCTACAGCGAGGGTGAACCGTGGGGGACGAAGTTCTTCTACGGCGATCCGAAATTCACCGAGACGATCGGGTGGTACCGCGGTCTCATCACCAAGGGCTACATGCCGACCCTCGCGCAGGCCAAGTCAGGCGTGGGGATCACCGAGGCCTTCGGCGCCGGCAAGTACGCGATCACGCCGAACGGGTCCTGGATGCTCGGCACCTACGCGGGCCTGGGCCGGGTCAAGACCAAGCTGGCCCGGTTGCCGCAAGGCCCGAACGGCAAGCGGATGTCGATGATGAACGGTCTGGCCGACACGATCTGGGCCGGGACCAATCGCAAGGACGCCGCGTGGGCCTGGGTGAGCTTCCTCGGTTCGAAGGAGGCGCAGGACATCGTCGCGAAGGCCGCCGTGGTCTTCCCGGCCGTGACCGCCTGCATGCCCGCGGCCCAGCAGGCCTTCGCGGCCGACGGCTGGGACATCACGCCCTTCCTCGAGCCGGTCAGCGCGGGTGCGACCTTCGCCTACCCGGCCAATCCCAACGCGGCTGACGTGTCGTCGGTCATGAAGCCTGCGATGGACTCTGTGATGGCGTTCGAGACCGACCCGAAAGACCTGATCGAGGCCAACAATGACGTCAACCAGATCCTCTCGGCCGCCTCCTCCTGA
- a CDS encoding carbohydrate ABC transporter permease, with protein sequence MRERINPGRVVAWTMLVLLMLVTIFPFYWMLRTALSNNVALVGDPGSLLPVETTLGAFRRVLGLASVEEAQAQGGSGASVNFWLYLRNSLVVATVTTFCQVFFSAMAAYAFARLRWPGRDKVFALFLAALMVPPIFSTLPNFVLIKNLGLLNSFAGIILPSAFMTPFAIFFLRQFFITINRELEEAAMIDGAGHPRIFFQMILPMSAAPITTLAILTYITSWNDYFWPLLVGQQENVRVLTVALGIFRSQTPQGSPDWAGLMAATLVAALPILILFLAFAKRITNSIGFSGIK encoded by the coding sequence ATGAGAGAACGGATCAACCCGGGCCGGGTGGTCGCGTGGACCATGCTTGTCCTGCTGATGCTGGTGACGATCTTCCCCTTCTACTGGATGTTGCGTACGGCGCTGTCGAACAACGTGGCGCTGGTCGGCGACCCCGGTTCGCTGCTGCCGGTCGAGACTACGCTCGGCGCGTTCAGACGAGTGCTCGGTCTGGCCTCGGTCGAGGAGGCGCAGGCCCAAGGTGGTAGCGGCGCCTCGGTCAACTTCTGGCTGTACCTGCGGAACTCGTTGGTCGTGGCAACCGTCACGACGTTCTGCCAGGTCTTCTTCAGCGCGATGGCGGCGTACGCCTTCGCCCGGTTGCGCTGGCCCGGCCGGGACAAGGTGTTCGCGTTGTTCCTGGCGGCGTTGATGGTGCCGCCGATCTTCAGCACCTTGCCGAACTTCGTACTGATCAAGAACCTCGGCCTGCTGAACAGTTTTGCCGGCATCATCCTGCCGAGTGCGTTCATGACGCCGTTCGCGATCTTCTTCCTGCGCCAGTTCTTCATCACGATCAACCGGGAGCTGGAGGAGGCCGCGATGATCGACGGCGCCGGCCATCCCCGGATCTTCTTCCAGATGATCCTGCCGATGAGCGCGGCGCCGATCACCACGCTCGCGATCCTGACGTACATCACCTCGTGGAACGACTACTTCTGGCCGTTGCTGGTCGGGCAGCAGGAGAACGTGCGCGTGCTGACCGTTGCCCTCGGCATCTTCCGGTCGCAGACGCCGCAGGGCTCGCCGGACTGGGCCGGGCTGATGGCGGCGACGCTGGTGGCCGCGCTGCCGATCCTGATCCTGTTCCTCGCGTTCGCGAAGCGGATCACCAACTCCATCGGTTTCTCCGGGATCAAGTGA
- a CDS encoding carbohydrate ABC transporter permease: MTAKASTRRYGDLKVAVIFLIPATIGFVVFYIWPTLRGAYLSFTEYSLLTPPKFNGLDNYERMLHDSFFWNALVVTVEYVVINIGLQTVLAVGIAMLMFRLTKSIVVRGVILLPYLIANVVVALVWFWMLDYQVGILNQLLTWVGIDPIAFFGESVWGIPTIALINVWRHMGYTALLVFAGLQTIPSYVYEAAEVDGASEWHAFRRITLPLLRPVLVMVLVVTMIGSFQIFDTVAVTTQGGPINATRVLYYYIYERAFTRFDFGYASAMAMVLFAILAVVSLLQMKLLRAKESDLA, translated from the coding sequence GTGACCGCCAAGGCGAGCACCCGACGGTACGGCGACTTGAAGGTGGCCGTGATCTTCCTGATCCCGGCCACCATCGGCTTCGTGGTGTTCTACATCTGGCCCACGTTGCGCGGCGCGTACCTGAGTTTCACCGAATACAGCCTGCTCACGCCGCCGAAGTTCAACGGCCTCGACAACTACGAGCGAATGCTGCATGACAGCTTCTTCTGGAACGCGCTCGTGGTCACCGTCGAGTATGTGGTGATCAACATCGGATTGCAGACCGTGCTCGCGGTCGGGATCGCGATGCTGATGTTCCGGCTGACGAAGTCGATCGTGGTCCGCGGCGTCATCCTGCTGCCGTACCTGATCGCGAACGTGGTGGTCGCCCTGGTCTGGTTCTGGATGCTCGACTACCAGGTCGGCATCTTGAACCAGCTGCTGACGTGGGTCGGAATCGACCCGATCGCGTTCTTCGGTGAATCGGTCTGGGGGATCCCGACGATTGCCTTGATCAACGTTTGGCGGCACATGGGCTATACCGCCCTGCTTGTTTTCGCCGGCCTGCAGACGATTCCGTCGTACGTCTACGAAGCGGCGGAAGTCGACGGTGCTTCGGAGTGGCACGCGTTCCGGCGGATCACCCTGCCGTTGCTCCGGCCCGTCCTGGTGATGGTGCTGGTGGTGACGATGATCGGGTCGTTCCAGATCTTCGACACGGTTGCGGTGACCACGCAGGGTGGTCCGATCAACGCGACCCGGGTCCTCTACTACTACATCTACGAGCGGGCGTTCACCCGGTTCGACTTCGGTTACGCCTCCGCGATGGCGATGGTGTTGTTCGCGATCCTGGCGGTGGTCTCGTTGCTCCAGATGAAGTTGCTGCGGGCCAAGGAGAGTGACCTGGCTTGA
- a CDS encoding DUF1707 SHOCT-like domain-containing protein produces the protein MSGNENDRPDGVRVGDQEREEAVRRLGEHYEAGRLTAEEHTERVGEALKAKTEADLKALFTDLPEQSSWGGIPWPPPGAPWTAPQDERSGKQRGLGSWAGPGRKGLPVPVIAALVGFALLASIACAVVGGHPPVPLFLVLIIGAVIFAQRKKQRGMQGRSA, from the coding sequence ATGAGCGGGAACGAGAACGACCGCCCGGACGGGGTCCGGGTTGGGGATCAGGAGCGGGAGGAGGCGGTCCGGCGGCTCGGCGAGCACTACGAGGCCGGGCGGCTGACCGCGGAGGAGCACACCGAGCGGGTGGGCGAGGCCTTGAAGGCGAAGACCGAGGCCGATCTGAAGGCGTTGTTCACCGATCTGCCGGAGCAGTCATCCTGGGGTGGTATTCCGTGGCCGCCGCCTGGCGCGCCTTGGACCGCGCCTCAGGACGAGCGCTCCGGTAAGCAGCGGGGTCTGGGGAGCTGGGCCGGTCCTGGCCGAAAGGGTCTGCCGGTGCCGGTGATCGCGGCGTTGGTCGGGTTCGCCTTGCTGGCGTCGATCGCGTGTGCCGTCGTGGGCGGCCATCCGCCGGTGCCGTTGTTCCTGGTGCTGATCATCGGCGCGGTGATCTTCGCGCAGCGTAAGAAGCAGCGCGGCATGCAAGGCCGAAGCGCGTGA
- a CDS encoding RNA-guided endonuclease InsQ/TnpB family protein, whose translation MAVATIGGVSRYRLVPTPAQETALLGHCGHARYVWNLGLEQRLMWRPGRPPTPGYNAQCSQLTEARAAEPWLAAGSQTVQQQALRDLDQAWRNFFGGTHSRPPWRRAGRREGFRIVGPQAQRVERLNRKWGRVLVPKAGWIKFRWSRQVPDAKSYRITRDRVGRWHIAFAAIPDPVPAPGSGEAVGVDRGVAVSAALSTGELLACPGLRGPEKTRLKQLQQQLARCRRGSNRRTRIKIAIARLLARETDRRKDWVEKISTYIAGRFDLIRVEDLKIRNMTRSARGTVEQPGRNVRAKAGLNRGILAQHADVNAARNIAAGRAVTARRGTRSVPLKREPHLATSA comes from the coding sequence GTGGCGGTCGCCACAATTGGTGGCGTGTCCAGGTACCGGCTTGTCCCGACCCCCGCGCAGGAGACTGCGCTGCTGGGGCACTGCGGCCATGCCCGGTACGTGTGGAACCTCGGACTCGAACAGCGACTGATGTGGCGACCAGGACGGCCACCCACCCCCGGATACAATGCACAGTGCTCGCAGCTGACCGAAGCCCGCGCCGCGGAGCCGTGGCTGGCGGCCGGGTCGCAAACGGTGCAACAGCAAGCATTGCGCGACCTCGACCAAGCCTGGCGAAACTTCTTTGGCGGTACTCACTCCAGGCCGCCGTGGCGCAGGGCCGGCCGACGCGAGGGGTTCCGGATCGTAGGGCCACAGGCCCAGCGGGTCGAACGGTTGAACCGTAAATGGGGCCGGGTGCTGGTGCCGAAAGCCGGCTGGATCAAGTTCCGCTGGTCGCGACAGGTGCCGGATGCAAAGTCGTACCGGATCACCCGCGACCGGGTGGGGCGGTGGCACATCGCCTTCGCCGCCATCCCCGACCCGGTACCGGCACCCGGAAGCGGTGAGGCCGTCGGAGTCGACCGCGGTGTCGCTGTGTCGGCGGCCCTGTCCACCGGCGAACTGCTCGCATGCCCCGGACTGCGCGGCCCCGAAAAGACCCGGCTGAAGCAGCTGCAACAGCAGCTCGCGCGGTGCAGACGCGGATCGAACCGGCGCACCCGGATAAAGATAGCCATCGCCCGACTGCTGGCCCGCGAAACCGATCGGCGCAAGGACTGGGTCGAGAAGATCTCCACCTATATCGCTGGGCGGTTCGACCTGATCCGGGTCGAGGACCTGAAGATCCGCAACATGACCCGCTCCGCACGCGGCACCGTCGAGCAGCCGGGCCGCAACGTCCGGGCCAAAGCGGGATTGAACCGGGGCATCCTCGCTCAGCATGCTGATGTGAATGCAGCCAGGAACATCGCGGCCGGACGGGCCGTGACCGCACGCCGAGGCACGAGGTCTGTGCCGTTGAAGCGTGAACCACATCTCGCTACCTCCGCGTAG